TCATCGATGGCCGATTTGAGGGATCAGTCTGTATGCACCATAAACTCGCTATCACCATCTTTCTTGCACATTCGTTCTCCTCTTCATTCATTATCCCGATTAGTTGAAGCTCTTCTTCTAGTTCAAGTCGTTGATAAAGCCAATGTGGAAAGTAGATTTCACTAGTGCGATCAACTCCTACATCAACATTTTTTCTTCCTCCAACCATCTCTAGGACCATCATTCCATAGCTATAGACGTCAGACTTGTGAGAGACACCTCCCAAGTTTCTGCAAACAATTTCCGGAGCAATATAGCCTATAGTACCTCGTGGACCTAACATTGACACGACACTCTCCTTTTTTATGCATAGTTTGGCAAGGCCAAAGTCAGAGATCTTTGGACAAAAATCCTCATCAAGTAAGAtattatgaggctttatatcaAAATGCAAAATCCGAGTGTTACAACCACGGTGCAAGTACTCCAATCCTCGAGCAATGCCTAGTGcgattttgtataatattggcCAACTTAATTGGCGAACATTGTCGGATCTTTTTTCATAGATAAACTTTTCAAGAGATCCATTAGGCATGAACTCATATACAAGAGCTCTTTTCTGTCCCTCAAAACAGAATCCCACAAGGCTCACAATGTTAACATGTGATGTTCTGCTAATACTTGCCACTTCGTTAACGAAATCTTCACCACTGCCTTTTAGTTCATTCAGGACCTTCACTGCCACTTCACTCCCATCACGCAAACTTCCTCTGTATACATTACCAAATCCTCCATGGCCTAGTTTGTTTCTGAAGCGACCGGTGATTCTTTTGATGTCTGTATAATTGTATCTGTTTGGAGCATATGATCCATAGTTCTTTAAGAATTCTTCAACTTTTTGATGATCCTCAGCATTAGATTCCCAACACCTGAGGTATTTGTACCACAAAATCTTTTTTCTGAAGCAGAAGAGTAAAATCAACAGTCCAACAGTAAACAAACTTGCACCTGTGTGAAAAAGATGAAGTCATGCCCCATCAGagactacaacaacaacaacataatagCCAATGTAATCCCACAAAGTAGGGTCTGGGTAGGGTAGGTGTAAGTAGACCTTACTCTACACCATGGACCTTCGGcacgagaaaaaaaaaacagttggGAAAAGGAAATAACAGAAAATGAAGAGACCATGGCAAAACACTACAGAAAGCATGATCAAACATTCTAAACAATAGCTACAACATAAAATATGACAATCGAAGCACAACAGTAACAGAAATCTAGCAACTAGATACAGGATTATTGCTATGCTACTAATAGGAAAGGATAATCGAGAACATCTGCAAACCAATACCTGTGGCCACCATGAACCAGATTATCCGAAGGTAACCCCTTTTTGATGTTCCAGCTGTTACAGTGCTAACATTTGCAATACCAATACTTTTAATAACATCTGCAACACCAAAGCTTGTGTGAGTTTCAGATTATAAAACTTTTCTCCGATTAAGCGAAAAAGTCTGATAATGATAGAAGGagaaaaagattttaatttggAACGGAGGCAAGTTTTCCCCCACATGGCTCCGCCCCTGGCCCTAACCCCAGTTTTGCTCCCACATGGCTCTTCCCCTGCCTTACCCCAAGTTCTAAAACAGTGGATAAGTACATATATGGAGATGTCTACCTTTGTGACAAGAAAATTTGTTGGTTTTATTAGTCTGGCATTGACCTCCACCATAATGACATTTGTTACATTCCTCAGATAATTTCCATTCTACTAGAATTGCAGGACCTAACATGTCGAACAAATCACCATGAGTTGCCTGAATTGGCAATCTGATAAGTGAACAGTTGGTAGGAAGATTGTCTGCTGCTATGTATTCATCATCATGTCGGGAAAGGTTGTAGTATATGCTAAAGCCTTCACAGCCGGTGTACATATTATAACCAGCAAAATGATCGTTCTTCTTCTGCGTAATGTTACGGGTATTATTACTGGTACTGATGCATTTGTAGAAGCTTATTATATTAATCATATGGAAAGACATAAAAGAAGAGTATGGAAGGgagaaatttttgttaaaagcCTGGCACTTGTGTTGCGTCAACGTTGTTTGAAGCTTCGTGTCCCCAAGCCAAACTGATAAATTATGCATCTCTAAAGCATAGTACTAATATCCCTCAGGAAGCAGTCGGATTCTCGGATATGGTTTAGCATCACAACCAGATAAGAACATTATTCCACATTCAGGTTGTgtagaaagagagaaaggaaaGCTTAGGTCAGTAAAATTTCCACATGAAAATGACTTTGGACAAGTTGAATCATTTCTGCCCTTTGCCTGAACTAAGATCAGGAGAAGTGATAGGAGATAGCTTACATATGAAGTGATAGCCATATTAAATATCTCGAGAAGAGGAAGACTAGATTATGAACTCATTTGTTCACTACAACTTAACATTTAAAAGCatagttgatttggaaaatttgTGAGAAACGTGTATCATGGTGTAAAGACTTGAAGTCTTGCATCATTATTTAGACTTAGTCGTCAAGCCTAGTGAAGAGACAACTATCACTTTTTTTTACTGAGTTTTATAGCCATTGTTCCTTTTACCTACCTAAACTATATATATCACTCTCTTTGTATTAAAACACACCATGATGCAGAGTTCGCAAAACAGGCCAATTCAACATCGAAGGTATGTTTTAGTACAGATGGAGTGATAGTTTAGATAGGTAAAAGTGAACAATGGATAGTTGAGATATGAAACTCGCGAAAAGGTGATAAGAGTTAATGGGAAAAAACACACCTATATCAAAGTCTATTCTAACATTACTGGGAGTGGAAAAGTCTCAGAATTATCAATAGATACTTCCAACATCTAAAGGACTTTTCTCCTCTACTTATGCATCCtatccttttctcttttttcttcgtTTAGTCACAATCATTTTCCAAGTAGGACAGTACATACAATTCTATTCTAACATTTTTAGACATAAAATGCTAGAGAGACAAGAATTGAACTTAGAGACTTAATTTTCTTCACTATACACTGAAATTCCAAGAACATTTTGCTTCATAGtctttatatacaaaataagtTATCTGAGgaacaaattttatttgacagaACCTACATAGTGTGCTTCTGATGCCAATGTTCAATAGAACATTTAACTAAGAAATGAACCTACATAAGTGTTGACATTCTTGGGAATGATGTACTAGTTAATCGTTTTCGTTCCATCGCATACTCGATTAAAggagtttttttttcaagaagagAGATCTCAAACTTAAAGGACTGAGAACTCTTCTTCCTCAAGAAATTTTGAAGAATAGGGAATTCAagtctttttaatatttaacttccATGTAGTAATATACATCCTTGACAACTAATGAAAATcacaaaatgaaattgaaagCTATGGTTGAACACTTGAACTAAACCTTTCTTCTCTTTGCTAGTTAAGTACCAACAAGTACTTAGTTAACTAAACTGTCTTGCATTTCTTTCAAACCATTTTCTGCAAAACGATTTTCTTGAGCTTAGGGTCTATCAGGAACAACCTCTCTACTCCACAAAGGTGATGCAAGTTTTGCATACACCCTACTCTTCTCACACCCCACTTGCGGGACTAtactggatatgttgttgttgttgttgttgttgccaGTTCTATTGTTGATGAATCTACCTCTGATCTTGAGGGAGAATATAGGTAAGGCTTGGGAGGCATTTGCAAAGAGTCTAGTTTCCCTTCTAACATTTCCACAACCTTGCTCATCGATGGTCGATTTGCCGGATCAGTCTGTATACACCATAAACTTGCTATCACCATCTTTCTTGCACATTCGTTCTCCTCTTCATTCATTATCCCCATTAGTTGAAACTCTTCGTCTAGTTCAATTCGTCGATAGATCCAATGTGGAAAGTAGACTTCACTCGTGCGATCAACTCCAACATCAACATTTTTTCTTCCTCCAACCATCTCTAGGACCATCATTCCATAGCTATAGACATCAGACTTGTGAGAGACACCTCCCAAGTTTCTGCAAACAATTTCTGGAGCAATATAACCTATAGTACCTCGTGGACCTAACATTGACACAATACTCTCCTTTTTTATGCATAGTTTGGCAAGACCAAAGTCGGAGATCTTTGGACAAAAGTCCAGGATATTGTGAGGCTTTATATCAAAATGCAGAATCCGAGTATTACAGCCACGGTGCAAGTATTCCAATCCTCGAGCAATGCCTAGTGAGATTTCATATAATAATGGCCAGCCTAATTGGCGAACTCCGTCAGATCTTTCCTCATAGATAAACTTTTCAAGAGATCCATTTGGCATGAATTCATAAATAAGAGCTCTTTTGTGACACTCAAAACAAAATCCCACAAGGCTCACAATGTTAACATGTGATGTCCTGCTAATACTTGCTACCTCATTAATGAAATCTTCACTATTACCTTTTAGTTCATTCAGGACCTTCACTGCCACTTGACTCCCGTTAGGCAAACTTCCTCTGTATACATTACCAAATCCTCCTTGGCCTAGTTTGTTTTTGAAGTAACTGGTGATTCCTTTGATGTCTGTATAGCTGTATCTTTTTGGAGCATATGACCCAGAGTTCTTCAGAAATGCTTCAATATTTCTGTGATCCTCAGCTATAGATTCCCAAAACCTGAGATTTCTGTGCCAGAAAATCTTTTTTCTCAAGCAGAAGAGCAAAATCACAACTCCGATGCAAGAGAAAACTGCAAATGTGGGGGGAAAATGGAAAGTCATGCACCGGAAAGAGCCTGGTTTTGAGGCAGCACAGCGATTACAACATTTGcaaaacatatattaaaataattctaAGTTAGATCAAGGCATTACGAGATTTTTGTGCAAGTCTAATTACAGATATTAGACATGTACCTGTGCCTAGAATCAGTCCCAAGTTTCTTTTTGCTTCTGCAAATACACAGAAATGAAAGAGTAATAAGTCACAATAAGAGTGAAAGCAATTCACTTCCGTTCACGTTGAATTATTAAACATCTTGGAATGAACCAACCAACACACATCTAAATCCATACCAAAAATGAAACCAGACATACACAAGCAACTGACAAACTTCTTATATCCAATACCTTTGCAGCAAAAAAAGTTGTTTTCGATGTCACTCTGGTATCGCCTTCTTTATGAGATAGTTAGAATAGTTTAAAGACAATTCCCAATCTAATGTGAAACTAGGAGTCAATAGATCAAACAAATCAGAAGAATTTTGTTCTGAAGGTGAATGATGAATTTGCAGGAAGATTGCTAGCTAGAATACTACGTCTTTGATCAGTTCGTGGTTTATGACACTATATGCTAAAGGCATCACGACTCAAGTAGTTCTTATAACTTTGAAATAACTATCAATCCGCTTACTGTTATTTGAATGTACAAAGTAATATGTTGTTGACTTAAAATAGAACACGAGGTGGGAAAAGATAACTTATGGTTCCAATTCTTCGACAACGAACTCTGAAGTTTCACCTTGTTGGTGTTCGATTCCTCATCTTTTAATACCCTCTCCCATTTCCCCTTCGCCTAccaccaatttttttatttatcttttcttttaaaaaaaaaaagttggctGCTCAAAATTTTGCGGTTAACACATAATCCAAATCCTTAATGCAGCTATATCTTGATGCCTAGATCATCAAACGATACTTTTTTGTGCACTTGGTAATCACAAGAAAAGAACCTGAAGCACGGCACCTAATCATAAGATAAGGTTCTTCATAATTATACTCGAAAATTAACTGCTAGATAGGGGCTTACTGGTAGGTTGGCAACTCGAAGCATGAGGCCTGTCAGTGCAGAAACATTTGAATTGATAATTGATGACATCAAATCCGCAACGTCCCCCACTTTCTGTACACTCACTGCAGTCACTTGATATCCAGCTCAATCTAAACCCCCTTCTCAGTAAGACTTGATAGTCAATAACTCGATTACTCCCCTCATTTCCAAGCAGTTCTACTGGTATTATTACATGATCTTTACACGCTTGTAATGCAGACTCAAAgccttcatcatcatcaaacaTTGCAAGAAACCAATCATTCACATTTTCTCCACCACAACCAAAACCAACCCTGTGCTTCAAAAGATCCTCGGATATCGATCCATTACACTTTGACAACAAGTGAATTCCTGATTCCTTAACAAACTCAAAAGGGAGATCATCGAGTGACACGTTCTTGATATCAGAAACACATCCATTCTTTACACTACTgttaaagattgaatttttaagCTGAAAAGTATCATCTTGATATCTAATATCTTCAACTATATACTCATTTTCAGTAATACGTACAACAGGAAACCCTTGTTCACTACAATTTAGCCCAAATCCAGGGTATCCACAGTAAGATTCTTGAACATCTTCAATATAAAATGGGAAGCTTATTCTTGGACCATATCTACAATTTACTGGTTTATTACATACTACAAACTGTGGATCAACAACAGCACAACATTTATCTATTTGCAAAATGAAACAGAAAACACAAAGGTTTAACAATGCTATCAAGATAGACCTTTTTTCTTGGTTCATCTTTAAGCTTAAACAACTGAAAAATATACTACTACACAAgtagataatgaaaaatataccaAAGAGAGGAGGGGTTTCTTGGATTTTACCTTCTTGTTAGCAATAAGTTGACTTCATTTTGTCTACATATTCCATACAACTCTGTATCTACCAAAATTGAATTTTCAAGATTAAACTTTACTGGGGtcaagcttcttttttttttacaagcATAGCGCTAATTTCACACAATATTTGGCATCTCCTATTAGCAACAAGTACAAAATAACTCTAATGGGTCAAGTTTTTAATGAAGAAGTTGCAATTATTGACCAATAATCTATTTGACTAAGCTTAAAAATGTATGCTTTTGAGACATAGTCCATATTCACACACGATAAAGAAAAAAcacaatacataaatataaataggaTCCTTAACTTGACGTCAATTGACAATTATGACCTTTGACTTTAGATGtacacaagtagacacttaaacttgtataaaattgagcaAATGAACACGATCGTCTTACGTGGCACCCTACATGACAATTTTGTATCTTACATGGCATCGCATCCTATGTGTATTATGCCATGTAGGACAgttgtgtctacttgttcaattttataataatttaagtgTCTACATATTCAAAGTTAGAAGACATAGTTATTCGTTGACGTCAACTTAAAGGtcatatttatgaattatgccaaaagaaaatatacaagATAACACCAAGGGAGGAAGGtgttgttcttttattttttttcctcccTTTTCCATTCTTTTGgactacaaaaataattatttgtctaATATTAATATGACTTCACTTGTATTCACATTCTATTGACTTTCTGAGTTAATTTCTCAAATGATCACTCAAAAAGTTAGTTATATCCCACAACAAGGGGTGGAAGCCCGGAGCTAGAAAGCTACTTTACCTATAAGTTTGGTTAAACTCAATAATTTTAGTCTAGACTGTCGCATGACACCCTCCTGAGATGTCTTGGAAGGGTGACATGAGGCAAAGTAACCCGACTTGGGTGTGATTACTTTCTGTCAACGTCAACGACAACgtcaaaaacataatatattaattcaGAATCAAATGAAAATTTGCTTGTAGTAGAGAGAAACAATT
This DNA window, taken from Solanum lycopersicum chromosome 5, SLM_r2.1, encodes the following:
- the LOC101268684 gene encoding rust resistance kinase Lr10-like, producing MHNLSVWLGDTKLQTTLTQHKCQAFNKNFSLPYSSFMSFHMINIISFYKCISTSNNTRNITQKKNDHFAGYNMYTGCEGFSIYYNLSRHDDEYIAADNLPTNCSLIRLPIQATHGDLFDMLGPAILVEWKLSEECNKCHYGGGQCQTNKTNKFSCHKDVIKSIGIANVSTVTAGTSKRGYLRIIWFMVATGASLFTVGLLILLFCFRKKILWYKYLRCWESNAEDHQKVEEFLKNYGSYAPNRYNYTDIKRITGRFRNKLGHGGFGNVYRGSLRDGSEVAVKVLNELKGSGEDFVNEVASISRTSHVNIVSLVGFCFEGQKRALVYEFMPNGSLEKFIYEKRSDNVRQLSWPILYKIALGIARGLEYLHRGCNTRILHFDIKPHNILLDEDFCPKISDFGLAKLCIKKESVVSMLGPRGTIGYIAPEIVCRNLGGVSHKSDVYSYGMMVLEMVGGRKNVDVGVDRTSEIYFPHWLYQRLELEEELQLIGIMNEEENECARKMVIASLWCIQTDPSNRPSMSKVVEMLEGKLDSLQMPPKPYLFSPSRSEVNSLVVELA
- the LOC138348488 gene encoding LEAF RUST 10 DISEASE-RESISTANCEUS RECEPTOR-LIKE PROTEIN KINASE-like 2.1 isoform X1: MNQEKRSILIALLNLCVFCFILQIDKCCAVVDPQFVVCNKPVNCRYGPRISFPFYIEDVQESYCGYPGFGLNCSEQGFPVVRITENEYIVEDIRYQDDTFQLKNSIFNSSVKNGCVSDIKNVSLDDLPFEFVKESGIHLLSKCNGSISEDLLKHRVGFGCGGENVNDWFLAMFDDDEGFESALQACKDHVIIPVELLGNEGSNRVIDYQVLLRRGFRLSWISSDCSECTESGGRCGFDVINYQFKCFCTDRPHASSCQPTKAKRNLGLILGTGSFRCMTFHFPPTFAVFSCIGVVILLFCLRKKIFWHRNLRFWESIAEDHRNIEAFLKNSGSYAPKRYSYTDIKGITSYFKNKLGQGGFGNVYRGSLPNGSQVAVKVLNELKGNSEDFINEVASISRTSHVNIVSLVGFCFECHKRALIYEFMPNGSLEKFIYEERSDGVRQLGWPLLYEISLGIARGLEYLHRGCNTRILHFDIKPHNILDFCPKISDFGLAKLCIKKESIVSMLGPRGTIGYIAPEIVCRNLGGVSHKSDVYSYGMMVLEMVGGRKNVDVGVDRTSEVYFPHWIYRRIELDEEFQLMGIMNEEENECARKMVIASLWCIQTDPANRPSMSKVVEMLEGKLDSLQMPPKPYLYSPSRSEVDSSTIELATTTTTTTYPV
- the LOC138348488 gene encoding LEAF RUST 10 DISEASE-RESISTANCEUS RECEPTOR-LIKE PROTEIN KINASE-like 2.1 isoform X2, encoding MNQEKRSILIALLNLCVFCFILQIDKCCAVVDPQFVVCNKPVNCRYGPRISFPFYIEDVQESYCGYPGFGLNCSEQGFPVVRITENEYIVEDIRYQDDTFQLKNSIFNSSVKNGCVSDIKNVSLDDLPFEFVKESGIHLLSKCNGSISEDLLKHRVGFGCGGENVNDWFLAMFDDDEGFESALQACKDHVIIPVELLGNEGSNRVIDYQVLLRRGFRLSWISSDCSECTESGGRCGFDVINYQFKCFCTDRPHASSCQPTKAKRNLGLILGTVFSCIGVVILLFCLRKKIFWHRNLRFWESIAEDHRNIEAFLKNSGSYAPKRYSYTDIKGITSYFKNKLGQGGFGNVYRGSLPNGSQVAVKVLNELKGNSEDFINEVASISRTSHVNIVSLVGFCFECHKRALIYEFMPNGSLEKFIYEERSDGVRQLGWPLLYEISLGIARGLEYLHRGCNTRILHFDIKPHNILDFCPKISDFGLAKLCIKKESIVSMLGPRGTIGYIAPEIVCRNLGGVSHKSDVYSYGMMVLEMVGGRKNVDVGVDRTSEVYFPHWIYRRIELDEEFQLMGIMNEEENECARKMVIASLWCIQTDPANRPSMSKVVEMLEGKLDSLQMPPKPYLYSPSRSEVDSSTIELATTTTTTTYPV